In Silene latifolia isolate original U9 population chromosome 6, ASM4854445v1, whole genome shotgun sequence, the genomic window ttttgcgggctgcttgtggcctgtttgggatgagaatttgggccgcttgtgagggggttcgaacatgggttgatgggtattggtataggttggttagtgtactcgagattcgtgccaattcgcaaaggaaacgggcttaaaaaccgagctaaaaacgagctcaaaacacacggttaaaaaacgagttcttcgcttttaaaatcgatttttcaaatcaattaataaattaaaataaatgacttttcaaatcaaatatactcataaaatgatttttcaaatcaattatttattttattttcaataaaataaacttgggaaaataaattcaaaataaaataaaataaattgaatttacctaaaaaaccataatttaaatatcattcaaattaacaaaatgaactcactaaaaaacattaaattaaatatcatttaaaataataaaatgaattccctttaaaaaaacattaatttaaatatcatttaaattaataaaatatttcatcgacgacgcccattctacctcgtaaaacgagctccaaataatgacaatgacaactaaagaatacatgtgtcctatcatcatcgagtgtttgtcaggttctctataaattccaatatcgacggatacgggtatctacagagagCAACATACCCCGCCATCCCTGTAACTTCTTGCTGAGTTTATCCCGTACAATTTTAGTAACCGCCTGCTTGGACCGTCCCACAACTGTAGGCAGACCCAAGTACTTCTCCTGCTCCTCTACCATCCGCACTCCCAAGACCCCGTTCCTTCTCGCCATAGTCGTGCCTTTGCTAAAGGATACTGTCGTTTTCTCCAAACTCACCACCTGCCCTGACGCCATTTCATATTGACGAAGAATCCCCTTAACACATCTCGCCTCCGATTCCTTAACCCGAACCAAACTAATACTGTCATCATCAAAGAACAAGTGTGAGACAGTTGGAGCCGTCGCAGCCACTCGAATACCGTGTAAGGATTGGTTCTCCACAGCTCTGCGTATCATGCTAGAAAAAATCTCGGCACATAATATAAAGAGATAAGGGGAAAGCGGGTCTCCCTGGCCCCTCTCCGACACTAAAGTGTCCGATAACCGCCCATTAACCTTAACAACATAAGAGACCGTCTCAACACAGTCCATCACTCGAGCTACCCACGCATGATCAAACCCCATTCCATACAATACCGCTCTCAAAAATCCTCATTCGACTCGGTCATAAGCTTTCGACATATCCAATTTTAGCGCCATATGACCCCCACCCCCACGCGAGTTCTTCATATAGTGAAACATCTCAAAAGCGACTAACACATTGTCAGTAATCAGTCTTCCTGGGGTGAAGGAACTTTGATTCTCCGAGACAATGTCCCCCAAAAAAACTTTCAGACGGTTGGCTAGCACTTTCGACACTAACTTATAAAGCACATTGCATAAACTAATGGGTCGGAATTCCGTCATCTTATCCCGAGCTTTCTTTTTCGAAATTAAAACAATAGTTATTCTATTTAGCTCAGGCGGTATCGGGTCACCATTTAAAATTCCCAAAACTGTCCTAGTGGCCGCCCTCCCCACAATATGCCAATATGTTTGGTATAAAAGAGCATTCATACCGTCAACTCCCGGTGCCTTAAGAGGGTGCATTTGGTCCAAAGCATTACGAACATCTTCAGCCGTGTATGGCTCACGCAGGCCATCATTCATCGCACTCGTAACCCGACCTGTTACGCCCACTAGCAGCTCATTGAATCCCGTCGGCTTAGAGGATGTAAACAAATTCTGAAAATAACGAACAGCACAGCTAGCCATAGACTCCTCCGTTTGAAATTCCCGCCCCTCATCGTCCACTAGTTTTGTGATCATATTCTTCATTTTCCTTTCCCCTGCCTTTCGATGGAAGTACTTAGTATTCCTATCCCCTTCTCTAAGCCACAGAATCCGAGACCGTTGCCTCCAAAACAGCTCCTCCTGTCTAATGAGCCGTGCAATATCATGTATAAGCTGCCTTCGCTCTCGAACATTTCCCTCGCTTCGACCCCCTACATTGAGCCTACGTAATCTATCCCCTTTCTTCTTCAATTCCCTCACAATATTCCCCACACTCACACCCTTCCACGCCTGCAGTTCAGCCGCACACCTGCCTATCGTATCCAACACATTCCCCTCATCACCCAACCAAGCCCGCTCTATAACTTCCTCACACCCCGCCTCTCCTATCCACACTTCCTCGAATCTGAACTGCCGACCTCGACCATTAACCTCCTCCATATCCCGCGCATTCAACATTACCTTAATATGGGCGTGGTCAGACCACTCTCTATTGAGGTGCAAGAGCTTCGCATACGGGAAGATATCACCCCACGAACCGATAACCATGGCCCTATCCAAACGACATTGCCTATTCGCATCACCAAATTGCCCGTTATCATAAGTGAACTCGTACCCCTCATAAGATAGGTTCCGAAGACCACATTCATCCACCGCGTCAAGGAAATTATTCATTTGCCATTGTTGTCGCGAGCCTCCCTTCATTTCGGTTGAGAACAGAATCTCGTTGAAATCTCTCATACATAGCCACGGCCCATTCGATTCCTCTGCCAATTGACGGAGCTGCTGCCAAGATAGGTGACGATCTTGGACAACTGGCCACCCATAGAACCCAGTAAATCTCCACCTCTTCCCCTCGTGCTCCACATCTAAATCAATGTAATGCACCATCGCAGAGCGTAAAGTACAACTCACCTCTCCCCTCCACAAAACAGCTAGGCCCCCGGAGCGACCCACACTGTCCACTTCTAACCCGTCATAACCCACTAAACTACTACGAACCTTCCTCATATCACGACTATTCAATTTAGTTTCGCATAAAAACATAATAGCCGGAGCCTCCCATCGGATAAGATTCCGAAATCCGCCTACTGCATCGAGGTTGCCCAGCCCCCTGCAGTTAAGGCTCAAAAGATTCATTGGGCCGGGCGGGGTTGAGCttcctcaacctccgcctcaggtgaAAGTACACCCATTGAAGTTCGTGCCTTTTTTCCCGTCTTCTCGCCTACAATTTCCATCCCCTCCCTGCTACGTTTCTCACATGTGTATGAGCTGCCCACACCCACATTTCCCCCTCCCATCCTCTCAATTCTCGTCCAGTGGCCCCTAACATCTCTTCCACTACCCAAACTCGCCATTCCTATTGCTTCCTGGTGCATATGACCTCATTCCCCTGCATCTTGTCCCGTCCTACCACCCTGTTCTTCTCCTCCCATAGCCACAACAACCTCTCCCTCGCTCCCAAGCTTGCCACGCGAAACACCTTCCACCTCCTGATGCCCTTCTTCCCCTGTCCTCTGATTTGCTACCTCTGCAGCTCACCCCTTCGTTTTCAATGCCAGAGCTTGGAGCTTAGAAACCATGCTCGTGACTGCGTCCTCCTCCGACTTTTTAGCTTCCTCCTAAAAAACACTAGCTAAAGATCGCGAACTCAAAGCCTTTGGCCCAGCTTGAGTCTTAACTACCTTCCATGGTGAAGCCCTAAGCCTCTCGCTGAACCTAAGCTCCCCTTCGTTATATGGTCCGTCATCGCAATCCTTTTCCCCATGCCCTAAAACTCCACATCCATAGCAAAATGTGAGAATGCGTTCGTAACGAACCTCGAATGTCACCACTGAGCCTTGCCTCATCTTAATTTCGACAGCATCCTTTAAAGGTCGTCGTACATCATGCACAAACAATAATTTAGGGCCCAATCCAACATTGTAATGTTTAATTTTGGATATGAGAATTAAGCATTGTAATAAAATCCGTTTAAGAATACTTGTCTGTTGTTTTCTTTAATAGATTGTTGAATGAAATTAGTAAATTTCGATAGTACAGAATTTGCAGGGCCGGCCCTGTGGGTGTGCAACCTGGGCAGCCGCACAGGGCCCCCAAAAATTTAGGGCCCAATCCAACATGTTCTGCtattataaaataaaaaaattcggGAATATCCGTTGAGCGGGGAAATAGGAGTGTAAAACAAGTCAATTGATAACGTCAACCAGTCTAATCATTACCCAAAATCTTTCCTATTCTCAAAATCTCAATTTACTCACCTTTTCAAATACACCTCCCAAAAAAACCCCTTTTACTTCCCCAAATATAATCCTtcctaattaaaataaaattcaataaaaaaatcaatcaatttaatctcaAGATGACAGTAAACTTAGAGACTGGTTTTCGGGGAAATATAGCAAATCACCCCCATAAGTTTTATACTATGTGCAATCAAACCCCTTAACTTATAAATGCAGCAAATCAACCCCATAAGTTTCTCTTAATGTGCAATTAACTACATATcttatttttaaaaataaaatttattaattaaatattttactattattgaaaatcaaaattattgaATAGATTTTAATCctaaaattattgtttattaaaaaacatgttcaaatatttcttttatttattttggcaAAAAAAATTCCTAATATGAGAATT contains:
- the LOC141587942 gene encoding uncharacterized protein LOC141587942; this translates as MGFDHAWVARVMDCVETVSYVVKVNGRLSDTLVSERGQGDPLSPYLFILCAEIFSSMIRRAVENQSLHGIRVAATAPTVSHLFFDDDSISLVRVKESEARCVKGILRQYEMASGQVVSLEKTTVSFSKGTTMARRNGVLGVRMVEEQEKYLGLPTVVGRSKQAVTKIVRDKLSKKLQGWRAM
- the LOC141587943 gene encoding uncharacterized protein LOC141587943, with product MRKVRSSLVGYDGLEVDSVGRSGGLAVLWRGEVSCTLRSAMVHYIDLDVEHEGKRWRFTGFYGWPVVQDRHLSWQQLRQLAEESNGPWLCMRDFNEILFSTEMKGGSRQQWQMNNFLDAVDECGLRNLSYEGYEFTYDNGQFGDANRQCRLDRAMVIGSWGDIFPYAKLLHLNREWSDHAHIKVMLNARDMEEVNGRGRQFRFEEVWIGEAGCEEVIERAWLGDEGNVLDTIGRCAAELQAWKGVSVGNIVRELKKKGDRLRRLNVGGRSEGNVRERRQLIHDIARLIRQEELFWRQRSRILWLREGDRNTKYFHRKAGERKMKNMITKLVDDEGREFQTEESMASCAVRYFQNLFTSSKPTGFNELLVGVTGRVTSAMNDGLREPYTAEDVRNALDQMHPLKAPGVDGMNALLYQTYWHIVGRAATRTVLGILNGDPIPPELNRITIVLISKKKARDKMTEFRPISLCNVLYKLVSKVLANRLKVFLGDIVSENQSSFTPGRLITDNVLVAFEMFHYMKNSRGGGGHMALKLDMSKAYDRVE